tgttAAATGTATTggtagtggagaaaaagtgttataattagtattgaaagtgatgaaaatgtgttataattagtattgggaatggtgaaaggttgaaaagtaagaataaataaagtattgttAATAGTGCGGTAATGTCCCAAAAtggataggaagttatttgggggacgtcccaaaaaggaagtATAgcaagttatttgggggacggaaggagtataaaattaaatcTTTGTGAAGTTCTACAAGTTTAAAAGAAATACTTTGCTTTTCTATTGTAATGTGAGAATGCCACTGCCGAGTTGAAGTGCTGCGCCATTCCCCTTGCTTCGACTATTCTattaattgtgaaatttgatATCTCTACATGCAGGCATTGTGCTCAAAATTAAGTGTATGTTTGTGTATGTTTATCTCCACACACGTGTGAATCTGATTAGTAATTGTAGAGTTCACTTattattatgtgaggatatagAAGTAGAGAGATCATTGCAAGCAATCAGAAGTAGGAAAACTGAATAAGATCAATttgtttttcaatttctttACCAGGTCACGCGACTTCGTGAGTATCAAGGTGTTGATCCTCACTTTGATACCATTGCCAGGCAATACCATGACATAGTGAAGGTAAAATCTGGAGTAAATTCAATTCTTACTTAGATGCTAGACTGCACTGCAGAATCCCTTTAATTTTCAAGGAAAATTCCCTTTGCAGAAATTGGAAAATATGCAATGGACCATTCACCAGGTGGAAATGGACTTGAAACGGTTGCCTGATCACCCCAGCACCTAACTATTTCTACTTTCTTCTCGATTGTGTGTAGTGTATGTACTTGACCTATTTGCTGTAAGAGTGACATTCACCTCTGTAAATAATGATACTACAATGTTTgggttttttaatttttgtgatGGTTTTTACTCTTTTGTGGCAACCTTGTGAGGCAATGAATCAGTAATGGCATGTTTGGACTTAGAACTAGAATTTGATTGTTCAATTACTGTAAGCTGAAGCAActgattttttttaagtattaaGCTTCGTTAAAATCTTGTGGGTAAAACAGTCAACATGGATAAAACTTGTCAACGGAAAAAGAGTATCATAAAGAGCCTCATAATCCCTTGGATAGGACATAAAAATCATAAGATCCCAAGAACAAAAGGGTAGACATCGAAAGAGTGCCAGCCCAGCTACAATGAAAGACCATCCCGAACACCTACAGTAGGTAATGCATTTCACGCTGACAAGAATGGATACTAAGAACTGGTAAACAGTAGTTTTATTCCTTTTATTTTAACATACAATGTGACAAATTAGAATAACTGAAAGTTTCCTGTATTTGAAGTAGAATGTTTAGTTCatatgcaaaatcaaaatttgttgaaagttggtgtatttaggtgcaattatATCTTttacataaatactcaaatgTTTTAAGGAacatactccttccgtcccgcccaagatgctacatattccttttcgggtcGTACCAACGAAGATgttacatttctatatttggcaaaaataaagaattttaaacacttaattaacactaattaagtatttctttattaccttctctctcctactttatcactttattacattctttttcttactttatcactttattactttctttctcttactttatcactttattaccttcttttTTATTACACACTttaaacattaatctacaactccttaaatcccgtgtcgaaaagcaaatgtagcgtcttggccgggactggagggagtatttaattgtAGGACTTACCACTTACCTATAAAAAGTGGAGATGAGTCCTACATTCAATTCTAAATCTCCAAGATAataaatactctctccatcctaTGCTCATCATATATACctgtatttcattttgggttgtcccactatAAATGACACGTTTCCATCAATGTTTATGGAAAATTTTAACCCTTAAAATTTTCAACCCAATTACATGTTTCCCCTTATactgggacggatgaagtaatatTTAGGAAACTCCGGCCATTAAGGTTGATTGAAGTTTTGATAATATGGATTCGGCGGTGACAATTAATTCATCCTACAATTTTAAATCACTGTTGGACAAGTTTCCTATCCTAAGTGCTTGTGATCCACTCTGAGAGGCGAATTGAAGGAGTATGCGCACATCCGCATACAGCAGAGGAATGGGAAGAAGAGGCTTACGACGTGCAGGGCCTCCTGTCAGAATTCAGCTACGACTAAGAAAGTTGCATATGATGTTTGTTGCATATATACTCTTATTTGTGTATAAGTGGAAGACAAAAAAATAGTATATTCTGAAACAGGATTAATAAGGATTTGTATAATGTAGGAGGTATGATACATTTGGCATAAGTTGCAGCAGATGATAGAGGGAGGGATTATCATCAACTACTAGAGCTTGGCTTGATTCTGGTTTCCACTTCTCATCATAGTACAGAACTCTTCATAATTAATTCTTCCATCCTGCAAAAAGGCCCGTTCAAACGCTTAAATTGCCTGCTTatctttaatttataattaataatcaaCAGAGAAAATTAAGCAACATTAATTATGATCTGACATTATCTGAGTCCACTTCAGCAATTATCTCCTTTATTGTTGCTGGATCTCCCATCCCGTGTTCTTGCATACCTGTTTCCAGTTCATCTCTTGTGATGAACCTATATCAACACCAAAAACAACCATCATCAtgcaaattcaaatttaaaaataaaaataaaaataaaaatagaaagaggTGCATGCTTACCCACTATTATCTTTGTCAAAGTATTGGAATGCTTTATAAAGATTTTCCTCTCTTTCCAATCTGTGTCTGTGCATTGTGGCTGTTATGAACTCAATGTAGTCTATCGTCCCATTTCCATCCACATCAGCCTGCATAAATGTTGTGGAAGCTTCTTAAGCCTAAgctttatattaaaaaaaaaaaaaaaggtgattTAATTTAATGGGAGTCTCACGGCATCCATGAGCTGCCTAACTTCAGTCTCGGTGAGTTTAGAGCCGAGTCTAGCTAAACCGGCTTTAAGTTCTTCATAAGTGATGGTGCCGCTTTTGTCAGTGTCCATATTTGTGAACATTGCTTTCAGCCCATGTATTTCCTCTGCAGATAGATTCTCTGCTATTACCTGCACATCAATTTCCcatttattattactattcatatataaaaataaaaatactcaatgatACGTGTAGATATATATACCTTGAGTGCTAGCTTTTTAAGTTTGTTCATTGCTCTGAATTGCTTCATCCTAGAGAGAACCGCGCTGTCTATTGGTTTATCAGATGCTTCCCCGCCTTCTTTAATCCATGGATGCtctgaaaaaagaaatattaattaatagtaaGATATCAATTGGAATgtgataattaattaaggtaAGAAGTTAGAATACCAAGAACTTGGGCAGCAGTAATTCGCTTCTTTGGGTCGTGCGTGAGCATTCTACGGACAAGATCCTTGGCACTCTGTGATATTGATGGCCATGGTTTTGTTTCGAAATCCACATTTCCTCTCAAGACGGCATCAAATATGGCGCGCTCACTGTCTGCAAATTAACCACATACTCATATATATTGATCATATACTTTTATTATATATAGGTGTGAGTGTGGTAGATAGATGAATTAATTACCGCCCCAGAAGGGAGGTACACCGCTGAGTAATATGTAAAGCATGACTCCGGCACTCCAGATATCAACTTCCTTTCCATATTTGCGACGCAGCACTTCTGGAGCCACATAATAAGCGCTGCCCACTACATCCTTGTATGTCTTTCCTGCACCCCAAACTATGACTATtactctctccattcaccaaaaatATGCCTAGCTAAATGGCATcagcacaaattttaagaatcGTTGAGTGTTTGTTGAATGGATTGTGAGTGGAATATGAGTCTCACATCATTTGCGAgtgaaaaagttaaaaataattatggGGTATATTGCAAAAAAATCaattatgcatatttttggtgtaCAGACTGAAATGGCAAAATAGGCATATTTTTCGTGGACGAATAGAAGAGTATTATTATATGctactccctttgtcccaataataatatcccaatttttttttttggcttccCATTTGTAATGTCTCAACCcaacaaagaaaaataatttactttatctaCTATCTCTatatctctctcctcatttactttatctctcttttactttttcactactctctctatttctatgctcatttactttatctatgttttcttaatttccgtgtccCTATTTTTTTGAGTcggagagagtaatatataTACCTTCTTCAATGAATACGGAGAGGCCGAAATCGGTGGCTTTCAAGAGAGCATTGTCGCCCTTATCCGAGAGCAAGAAGTTCTCGGGCTTGAGATCGCGATGCATGACGCCCATAAAATGGCAAATCTGAACAACGCCGACGATGCTCCGGCAGATCGCGGCGGCGGCACTCTCGGTGTAGTGACCGTTGGCGATGATCCGGTCGAAGAGCTCCCCGCCGGCGCAGAGCTCCATGACGAGATGCACGGAGTGCTTATCCTCGTAGGCGCCCTTGAACTCCACGATGTTGGGCTGGCCGCTGAGATGCTGCATGATCTGAATCTCCCTCCTCATGTCCTCTTTGTCGCTCCTCGTCACCAGCTTCTTCTTCGATATCGACTTGCACGCCAACTGCTGCCCCGTCGCTATCTCCGTGCACAGATACGTCACGCCGAACTGCCCTCGCCCCAGCTCCTTCCCCAGCCTATATTGCACCGTCACGTCCTCGTACGCCTTCCCTAGGATCGTCTTCGCCGGCGCCGGCGGGGGCGGCGGCGCGGCCACTAGCTGCGCCGCGTACCCCGGCGACATCGTGTACTGTATGGGAGTTTGGTGGTGATGGTTGCCGTTGGGCTTTGCAT
The genomic region above belongs to Salvia miltiorrhiza cultivar Shanhuang (shh) chromosome 5, IMPLAD_Smil_shh, whole genome shotgun sequence and contains:
- the LOC131024319 gene encoding calcium-dependent protein kinase 2, which produces MGLCVSKEKHAKPNGNHHHQTPIQYTMSPGYAAQLVAAPPPPPAPAKTILGKAYEDVTVQYRLGKELGRGQFGVTYLCTEIATGQQLACKSISKKKLVTRSDKEDMRREIQIMQHLSGQPNIVEFKGAYEDKHSVHLVMELCAGGELFDRIIANGHYTESAAAAICRSIVGVVQICHFMGVMHRDLKPENFLLSDKGDNALLKATDFGLSVFIEEGKTYKDVVGSAYYVAPEVLRRKYGKEVDIWSAGVMLYILLSGVPPFWGDSERAIFDAVLRGNVDFETKPWPSISQSAKDLVRRMLTHDPKKRITAAQVLEHPWIKEGGEASDKPIDSAVLSRMKQFRAMNKLKKLALKVIAENLSAEEIHGLKAMFTNMDTDKSGTITYEELKAGLARLGSKLTETEVRQLMDAADVDGNGTIDYIEFITATMHRHRLEREENLYKAFQYFDKDNSGFITRDELETGMQEHGMGDPATIKEIIAEVDSDNDGRINYEEFCTMMRSGNQNQAKL